A section of the Oncorhynchus tshawytscha isolate Ot180627B linkage group LG09, Otsh_v2.0, whole genome shotgun sequence genome encodes:
- the LOC112257270 gene encoding heat shock protein 30-like, translating into MRKDWVPTRQQSVSLVTEFENRSRHLKGTITKDFSPEELSVKQVGRKLRVSGKTEKKPDDGEGAYSSRCQEFRQEFDLPDGVNPETVTCSLDHDGKLHIEARKNPSSAEEVAERVVPINCSLDVKMPQFLSSQTEGSNIDTQRNQYLSKKLIA; encoded by the exons ATGAGGAAAGACTGGGTGCCCACCCGACAACAATCTGTTTCCCTGGTGACTGAATTTGAAAACAGATCCCGTCACCT TAAAGGAACCATAACTAAAGACTTCTCCCCAGAGGAGCTGTCTGTCAAGCAGGTGGGCAGGAAGCTGAGAGTCAGTGGGAAGACAGAGAAGAAGCCGGATGATGGGGAAGGCGCTTACTCTTCCAGATGCCAGGAGTTCAGACAGGAATTTGATCTGCCTGATGGGGTGAATCCTGAGACTGTCACCTGCTCCCTGGATCATGATGGGAAGCTCCACATCGAGGCTCGAAAGAATCCATCATCTGCTGAGGAGGTGGCTGAGAGAGTGGTGCCCATCAACTGTAGCCTGGATGTGAAGATGCCACAATTCCTCAGCTCACAGACAGAGGGCAGCAACATAGACACTCAGAGGAATCAATATCTCAGCAAAAAGTTGATAGCCTAA
- the LOC112257501 gene encoding heat shock protein beta-11, which produces MLCPSMMQPSLNPMSPMSPFMDFHWPVRSLWPETRPLFFQMEQEIMRNMQEMRHNMEYMQRLHQKIFEDIEGPLSSTDFKPISFQMGKENNRFALTLDTKDFSPEELSVKQVGRKLRVSGKTEKKQDDGKGSYSYRCQEFKQEFDLPEGVNPETVTCSLNDGQLQIQAPKVVAVTEGNERVVPITCLPAITSPGAAAESTAVEAEPKKD; this is translated from the coding sequence ATGCTTTGCCCCAGCATGATGCAGCCTTCCCTCAATCCAATGAGCCCAATGAGCCCCTTCATGGACTTCCACTGGCCCGTTCGCAGTCTCTGGCCAGAGACACGGCCTCTCTTCTTCCAGATGGAGCAGGAAATTATGCGAAATATGCAGGAGATGAGGCACAATATGGAATATATGCAACGACTGCACCAAAAGATTTTTGAAGACATTGAAGGCCCATTATCTTCAACTGACTTCAAGCCCATCTCTTTCCAGATGGGAAAAGAAAACAACCGTTTTGCACTGACACTGGACACTAAAGACTTCTCCCCAGAGGAGCTGTCTGTCAAGCAAGTGGGCAGGAAGCTGAGAGTCAGTGGAAAGACAGAGAAGAAGCAGGATGATGGAAAGGGCTCCTACTCTTACAGATGCCAGGAGTTTAAACAGGAGTTTGATCTGCCTGAAGGTGTGAATCCTGAGACTGTCACCTGCTCTTTGAACGATGGACAGCTACAGATCCAGGCTCCAAAAGTGGTTGCTGTGACAGAAGGCAATGAGAGAGTGGTTCCTATCACTTGCTTACCTGCCATAACCTCACCCGGCGCTGCAGCTGAGAGCACTGCTGTAGAGGCAGAGCCCAAGAAGGACTGA
- the LOC112257502 gene encoding heat shock protein 30-like, which yields MLCSRVFQSSLSPLMDFYWPVRSLWPEVQPLLCQQYLLQRNMLEIKSSLELMEKHQQHIFGEMDHVPASVVIQPVSYTLEKEREGFALALETKDFSPEELSVKQVGRKLRVSGKTEKKPDDGEGSYSSRCQEFRQEFDLPDGVNPETVTCSLDHDGKLHIEARKNPSSAEEVAEKVVPINCSLDVKMPQFLSSQTEGSNIEGSTSDT from the coding sequence ATGTTGTGCTCCCGAGTATTCCAGTCTTCCCTCAGCCCATTGATGGACTTTTACTGGCCTGTGCGCAGTCTTTGGCCAGAGGTCCAACCTCTTCTCTGCCAGCAGTATTTACTGCAGAGAAACATGCTGGAGATCAAGAGCAGTCTGGAGCTAATGGAGAAACATCAGCAGCACATCTTTGGAGAGATGGACCATGTCCCAGCCTCTGTGGTCATCCAACCAGTCTCCTACacgctggagaaagagagagagggttttgcCCTGGCACTGGAGACTAAAGACTTCTCCCCAGAGGAGCTGTCTGTCAAGCAGGTGGGCAGGAAGCTGAGAGTCAGTGGGAAGACAGAGAAGAAGCCGGATGATGGGGAAGGCTCTTACTCTTCCAGATGCCAGGAGTTCAGACAGGAATTTGATCTGCCTGATGGGGTGAATCCTGAGACTGTCACCTGCTCCCTGGATCATGATGGGAAGCTCCACATCGAGGCTCGAAAGAATCCATCATCTGCTGAGGAGGTGGCTGAGAAAGTGGTGCCCATCAACTGTAGCCTGGATGTGAAGATGCCACAATTCCTAAGCTCACAGACAGAGGGCAGCAACATAGAGGGCAGCACCTCAGACACATAA